A segment of the Desulfobacterales bacterium genome:
GATTTTATCACTTAAACTTTTTATATAATCCCCATAAATAGATGATGATTCATCAAAATTATCAAATACAAATATTTTTTCTAAAACGGCGTCTAAGGCTAAATTTACTGGGATTTCAGTCCATACAGGCATAAAATAATTAAGTTCATAAGCATCATCAGCTTGCTTGGATTCAAGCTTTCTTACAGTAAAATTTTTGATTTTAGTAAGCATGTTTCCATATTCATCAGCAATTAAAATATCAAACTTTTTTATGTTCGATTCTTTTAACCCGCTTGTTTCATAGGAATAGGCTATACACTTAGACGTTAAAGGCGCAAAAATTTCAATTCCGTCTAAAGAAAAAGGAAGATACGGCTGTTTTTCATTTTTGTTTTCCATAAGACCAATAAGGCTTTGAATAGAGCCATCAAGCAAAGCTGGATGAAGAACAAAATCTTTATTTACTGATGAGGAAGATATCTCTAAAAAGCAAATGCATTCTTGTTGATTGAAATGCAGGGATTTTATTACATTAAAATTCGTTCCATAGTTTAATCCCATAGATTGAAATATTTGGTAGCATTCAGAAGGTTCCATAGATGACAAGCATCTATTTTTTATGGATTCAATTTCTAAAGGCTTAGATGCTTGGCTTGACTTTTGAAACAACATCATGCCTTTTGAATGAATAACTCTGGAATTATCAATTTCTGTGCAGATTTCATAATAAGCTCCATCATCTTCTGGCGAAAGGATTATTTCAGCTTTTATTCCTTTATCGCTCATAATCATAGGCCTCAGCCAAACAATATTAGTAAGTTTTGTAACCTGTTTTTCTGAAGCAAAACATCCAGCACTTCTTGCCATTTCAATGTAAGCGGCTCCTGGAAAAACTTTATCTGCTAAAACTTGATGGTCTTCAAAGAAAAATTCATTACCTGAAAAAAATGTTGTAAATTTTTCTTCTTGAAAAGTTGAAGTATTTAATCCAACTAAAGGATGAAGATTTATTTTTTTGATATGGCTACTTATTTGAGATATTTCAGGCTCAAGCCAAAATCTTCTGCCTTTAAATGGATATCCGGGCAAATGAGCTTTTCTATGCGTTTTATCTGAGTATAAAAACTCCCAATCTATATCAATTCCACTTGTCCATAGTTGAGCTATTTTAAAAAGTTTTTTTTGCTCTAAAATAATTCTGAAAAACTCCCTGCCCTCTTCACCATCTATAAGCATCAATGATTTTGTTTTATCTTGATTTGTATTGCCTATATATAAACCTTCTACATTTTTTTGACCTAAAGAAAATTTATTTAAAATATCGCATAACTCTGCTTTAGAAGAAGCTATTACAGCAATACGGACATCAAATTCAAATCTTCCGGTTTGAAGAGTATAGGCTATATCCTCTAATTCAACATTGTTAGCTTCTATATATTCCGAAATAATGTTTGCGTAATTTTTTAAAGAATCTTCATTTTTTGCAGAGAGTGGAATAATGAAAATCTCAGTATTTTTAGCCTTAGACAGAGTTTCTTGCTCATATTCTTCTATTATAATGTGGGCATTAGCACCACCTGCTCCAAAAGAACTTATGCCTGCTCGGCGTTTTAAAATTGTTTCTTTGCCATTATCGTCATAAATAACAGGTTGTTTCCAATCTTCAAGATTTTTTTGAACACGTAATGGAGTATTTTCAAAATTAATATTCGGATTTAATTTTTCGCAATGAAGTGACGGAACCAGTTTTTTATGTCTCATTTGAAGAAGTATTTTTGTTATTCCAGCAATGCCAGCTCCTGATTCAAGATGACCTATATTAGATTTTGAAGAGCTTATGGAGCAAAAATTAATGTCTTTTGTAAATTTTTGAAATGCTTTGGTTAAGCCTGTAATTTCTACAGGGTCTCCAAGGGAAGTTCCTGTTCCATGGGCTTCAATAAAACTAATTGTTCTTGCATCTATATTAGCATTTTCAAGGGCTTTGATTATAACTTCTGCTTGAGCATTAGGATTTGGAACAGTAAAACCGTGAGTTCTGCCTCCGTGATTAACAAAACTTCCTTTAATTACTCCATATATATTGTCATTATCATTTATGGCGTCTTCAAGGGGTTTTAGTATAATTGAGCCTACTCCTTCGCCAGGAACGAAACCGTCAGCATCAAATCCAAAGGTATGACATCTGCCTTTTTTAGAAAGCATTTTAATTTGGCACATACCGACATATTTTGAAGGATGAAGGTATAAGTTTACGCCTCCGGCTACAGCTAAATTGCATTCGCCTTTTTTAAGGCTTTCACATGCAAGGTGTATAGCTGTAAGGGAAGATGAACAAGCTGTATCTATAGGTATGCTCGGACCATTAAAATTAAATGTATAAGAAATTCTATTAGCGATAGACCAAGGATAGGAGCTGGGCATAATTTTAGCACCTTTATTCCAGTTATCAACGCCTATTAACTGATAGGAATTAGTCGTTATTCCAACAAAAACGCCTACTGATTGAGGGTTTGGTTTTTTTATATAGCGAGAAAGCTTGTATATATTGTATCCGGCATCTTCAAAAGCGTGCCATACTGATTCAAGGAATATCCTTTCTTGAGGATCCATAAGTTCAGCGTCCCTTGGAGAAATGCTAAAGAAAAGGGGATCGAATTTATCAATGTCATCAATAAATCCACCCCATTTGCAATACATTTTACCTTCTTTTGCTTTTTCAATATCTGAATCATAATATTCGGACACATCCCATCTATTTTTCGGGACTTCAGTTATGCAATCTTTACCTTCAGATAAATTCTTCCAGAATTCGTCGATATTTTTTGCTAAAGGATAACGGCCGCTCATACCTATAATGGCAATATCCTGAACATTTTGCTGGAAACCTGAACTTTCAGGAAAAAATCGAGATCGTTTTTTTCTTGGAGTTAATATTTGTTTTAGTATTTGAAAATGAGGGATTTCTTTTTTTACATCTGCTTTAGTTTCTATGGCTGTGTCGTCTTTAAGGCCTAAAATACTGGATAATCGCTCAGCATAATTGTTCACAAAATAGTCTGTAAGCTCTTTTAGAGTTTGATATTCAAAAAATAAAGTTTTAGGCAAAGAACCTAATTTTTCCTCTAATTTTAAATTCAAATGCTTAATAATTATTGAATCAATGCCGTATTCTTCAAATCTGACTTGAACATCAAGCTTATCTTCTGGCAGATTTATGCCTTCAGATACAATACTTTTTAAAAAGACTTCTGTTCTATTAGTAAGAGCTTTTTCATCTATTTTAGCGGGTTGTTTTTTTTCAACGGTATCGGATATAGCCGTTATTTTTTTATTAACATAGTCATCTAACTTTTGAGGATGTCCATAAAGAACTATAGCTTGGCTTAATCTTGCATTTAAAATAGAATCAAAAGCTGTTAGTCCTATATTTGTCGGAAGTGGAATAATACCGCTTTGGTCAAATAAAATTTTTCTATCCTGTTCAGAAATCTGCATTCCGCCTTCATCCCATAGCGGCCAGTTAATTGAAATGGTTTTGCCGGTTTTTTCTTTATTTTCCACGAGGCTGTTTCTAAATTGAGCATAATAATCAAGAAAACTATTTGCTGACGCATAATCAGCCTGGCCTTGATTGCCAAATACAGATGCAAGAGATGAAAATAAAACAAAAAAATCAATTGGTATTTGACCTAAAGCTTCATCAAGATAAATCGTTCCATATATTTTAGGTGCTATAACTTTTTTAAATTCGTCAAAGTTCTTTTTTATCATAAAAGAATCTTTGTTAATTCCTGCGCTGTGTATAATTCCATTAATTTTTCCAAATTTGGATATTGCTTCATTTATTAAAAATTCAGCATCTTTTTTTATGGATACGTCAGATTTAATGTATTCAATATTAGTTCCAAGGGCTTTTAAGGAATCAATTTTTGATTTTTTTTCAGAATTTAAATCAGATCTACCTGAAAGTATAAGATTTACTTTTTTGTTTTGAGCTAAATATTCAGTAAATATAAGCCCTAATCCTCCAGCACCTCCAGTGATAATATAAACTCCATTTTCTTTATTAATTGCTATTTGCTGTTCTCGCTCTTTCAAATCAGTTATTTTTAGATTTTTAACAAAGCGTTCTCCATTTTCATTATAAAATATATCTTCTGGCGAGTTATAATTATTTTTTAATTCATTAGCGATAATATCAGTATGTTTGGAAGAATTTAGTATTTGAATGGATTTATACTTAAATTTTGGATTTTCCTTGTATATTGTTTTGGCAAAGCCAGAAATTGAGCCACAAATTGGACTATCTGAAGAATAAACATATATAAGTCTGCAATCATTGTTGAATTTTTCTGTTAAAAGAGCTGATGTCAGAAAGAATATGGAATAAAGACTTTTGTAAAGGTAATCTTCATTTAATGATTCTGATTTTGACCAATTATGTATTATTTTATTGGGAACAATGCTTTGTTTTTTGAAAGCCTTTATCAATGAGCTATAATGCTCAATGGTATAAGAATTTATTTCGAATATTAAATTTTCGAGCTGATTGAATTCTTTTCCTTCTTTAACAAGAACAAATTTGGTCTTATTAAATTTTTTTTCAAGTTCATTTTTAAGGATTGAGTCTTTATCAAAAATAATACATGATTCGGATAAATCTGTGTCTCCATTGATCGAAATAGGGCTTTTTTCAAAATAAGGTGTATAAAATACAGGTTCCGACTCAATATTACGTTTTTGTTTTATATCGCCTATAATTCTTATTCCTTCATCAATGGATATTTTACGATTTTTTAAAAGAGTAAGAATATCTGCTATATTTTTTTTTTCATTATGCATAAACTCATTCTCCGATAAATAAACTAAAGATGTGCCATGTGCCTTATATTATATTTGTTTCCTTTTACGTCTTATTTTTTTATTACTCTAATCTTATCATAAAAGCTATCTAAATTTTAGCTTAACTATATATCCCATATTGTTCCTTTTCTATTTCAGCTATTTTTTATCGTTACGAAAATAATGTTCATTTGAGGATCAAATATAGTAATGATGTAATATTATTTACAGGCATGTTACAAGTAAAATTTTTACATACATACGCACAAGGAGCATCTTTAAACATTTTCATATTTTTTGTGAAAGGTGCTATTTCTTCAAGTAAATTTTTGTTTTTTTCAGTTTTTATAATAACAACTCTGTGAGGATTAAAATTATTGTTCAATAGTGATATCATCTCTTGAGTTTGAGGATTATCTATTTCTCCAGCTATTACTATTTCTTGCCCAGAGCTGATATAAAAATCAAAACTTATTAAAAATTGCGTATACGCTGAAGGATTCTGAGAAACAGCTTCAGAAAAAACATTTAATACTTTTTTCGCGATGTCTTCAAAATCTTTATTTCCAGTAAGTTTTGACAGCTTTAGTAAGTTTAGAAATGATATTGAATTTGCCGAAGGAATAGCTCCGTCATACAGTTCTTTAGGCCTTACAGGCAAGTCATCATTATTTTCTGATGTAATAAAAAAACCTCCGTCTTTTTTATCCCAATGTTCGTCTATCATTATTTTTTGAAAATTTATCGCTTGTTGAAGGTATTCTATTTCAAAAGTTGATGCATAAAGTTCAATTAATCCCATTATAAAAAAAGCATAATCATTTAAATTACCTTTTATTCCAGCTTCTCCGTTTCTAAAACTATGCATTAGCCTTCCGTCATCACTTATCATCCTTTTAAGAATAAAATTAGTCGTTTTTTTTGCTGAATACATATACTCTATTTTATTTAAAATTCTTGATGTTAAAGATAAAGTCGCTATCATAAGACCATTCCAGTCAGTAAGAATTTTATCGTCTTTAAATGGGTGTATCCTATTTTTTCTGATGTTACATAATTTTTCTCTTGCTCCCTCCCATTTAAAATTTAATTCATCAGCTAAAGGCTTAGTCAAATATAAAATATTTGTTCCAGTTTTCTGGAGAGTTGCTTCTTCAGTAAAATTTCCATCGTCTTTTAAATTCAATAGGTTTTTCCAAATATTTACTTCATTTTTTCCCAAAATGTCTTCTATTTCACTTGTTTTCCAAACATAAAATTTACCTTCTTCTCCTTCGCTATCAGCATCTTCAGCAGAATAAAATACGTTTTCATTTGATATCATATCCCTAAAAACATAAGTTAAAATTTCGGAACAAGTTTTAGAATAAAAATTATTTTTAGTTATACTATAAGCCTCAACGTATGCTAAACAAAGAAGTGCTTGATCATAGAGCATTTTTTCAAAATGAGGAACTATCCATTTTTTATCTGTTGAATAACGATGAAATCCAAAGCCTACATGATCCCAAATTCCTCCGATACGCATAGCTTCAAGAGTCTTGTTTACCATATAAATAGACTTTTCATTGCCGGTTCTTTTGTAATATCTCATAAGAAAGATAAGCCGATGTGGAACAGGAAATTTTGGAGCTGGTAAAAAGCCTCCATACTCAGCATCAAAATTTGATTCGAGAATAGAGTAAGCCGTTTGAAAAATTGATTCATTTAAAAATTTTTTGCCATTAAAAATAAAAGATTTGTCCAGAATTGTTAAAATCTTTTCAGAGGATTCAATAAGAGATGATTTTTGTGTAAACCATAATTTTTTGATATTTTTACAAAGCTCTATAATACCTGGACGGTTAAATACAGA
Coding sequences within it:
- a CDS encoding SDR family NAD(P)-dependent oxidoreductase produces the protein MHNEKKNIADILTLLKNRKISIDEGIRIIGDIKQKRNIESEPVFYTPYFEKSPISINGDTDLSESCIIFDKDSILKNELEKKFNKTKFVLVKEGKEFNQLENLIFEINSYTIEHYSSLIKAFKKQSIVPNKIIHNWSKSESLNEDYLYKSLYSIFFLTSALLTEKFNNDCRLIYVYSSDSPICGSISGFAKTIYKENPKFKYKSIQILNSSKHTDIIANELKNNYNSPEDIFYNENGERFVKNLKITDLKEREQQIAINKENGVYIITGGAGGLGLIFTEYLAQNKKVNLILSGRSDLNSEKKSKIDSLKALGTNIEYIKSDVSIKKDAEFLINEAISKFGKINGIIHSAGINKDSFMIKKNFDEFKKVIAPKIYGTIYLDEALGQIPIDFFVLFSSLASVFGNQGQADYASANSFLDYYAQFRNSLVENKEKTGKTISINWPLWDEGGMQISEQDRKILFDQSGIIPLPTNIGLTAFDSILNARLSQAIVLYGHPQKLDDYVNKKITAISDTVEKKQPAKIDEKALTNRTEVFLKSIVSEGINLPEDKLDVQVRFEEYGIDSIIIKHLNLKLEEKLGSLPKTLFFEYQTLKELTDYFVNNYAERLSSILGLKDDTAIETKADVKKEIPHFQILKQILTPRKKRSRFFPESSGFQQNVQDIAIIGMSGRYPLAKNIDEFWKNLSEGKDCITEVPKNRWDVSEYYDSDIEKAKEGKMYCKWGGFIDDIDKFDPLFFSISPRDAELMDPQERIFLESVWHAFEDAGYNIYKLSRYIKKPNPQSVGVFVGITTNSYQLIGVDNWNKGAKIMPSSYPWSIANRISYTFNFNGPSIPIDTACSSSLTAIHLACESLKKGECNLAVAGGVNLYLHPSKYVGMCQIKMLSKKGRCHTFGFDADGFVPGEGVGSIILKPLEDAINDNDNIYGVIKGSFVNHGGRTHGFTVPNPNAQAEVIIKALENANIDARTISFIEAHGTGTSLGDPVEITGLTKAFQKFTKDINFCSISSSKSNIGHLESGAGIAGITKILLQMRHKKLVPSLHCEKLNPNINFENTPLRVQKNLEDWKQPVIYDDNGKETILKRRAGISSFGAGGANAHIIIEEYEQETLSKAKNTEIFIIPLSAKNEDSLKNYANIISEYIEANNVELEDIAYTLQTGRFEFDVRIAVIASSKAELCDILNKFSLGQKNVEGLYIGNTNQDKTKSLMLIDGEEGREFFRIILEQKKLFKIAQLWTSGIDIDWEFLYSDKTHRKAHLPGYPFKGRRFWLEPEISQISSHIKKINLHPLVGLNTSTFQEEKFTTFFSGNEFFFEDHQVLADKVFPGAAYIEMARSAGCFASEKQVTKLTNIVWLRPMIMSDKGIKAEIILSPEDDGAYYEICTEIDNSRVIHSKGMMLFQKSSQASKPLEIESIKNRCLSSMEPSECYQIFQSMGLNYGTNFNVIKSLHFNQQECICFLEISSSSVNKDFVLHPALLDGSIQSLIGLMENKNEKQPYLPFSLDGIEIFAPLTSKCIAYSYETSGLKESNIKKFDILIADEYGNMLTKIKNFTVRKLESKQADDAYELNYFMPVWTEIPVNLALDAVLEKIFVFDNFDESSSIYGDYIKSLSDKIQNYHRTVFSLNKFSKNDYLSALRGIEDISETIRIIHFFPTIDPNVLDESINIYIEKSIYSILYLSQVIFEKRLKTPVEILCVFFNNGESNPFYKAISGFARTGFLENSKILIKTIEIKSDKLSFQKVFGLLLNEFCEESSNDFEVLLENDIRRVKQIKPIETSKNKETIELKEDGVYLITGGAGGIGLIMTKYLFEKAKCQIVLCGRSSLSSTNQTKIDDLKALGAKIHYIQADIANYKDVEMLVLDIKKKFNKLNGVIHAAGVIRDKLIINQTEKDTEDVIKPKVHGIIYLDDLLKDEELDFFALFSSLAGITGNIGQSVYAYSNAFLNTFAEIRENLRKRNMRKGVTVSYSWPLWKEGGMNINDSLRADLKQRLGIIPLSTDNGIKAFECGLNLEISNIIPVEGNKQKIINALSKVAKKIKPSEAIKSESKNEAIGGKEDFKEKIFSHIRAIFCEVLKITESEIIDTATFEQYGIDSLLGAEIIKRLEVDFGKLPATILFEYMTIEKLCEYFLDEHRDKLASMFKISSNVLKVDDDNKFKNIQQEVNYLPADNNDPFDKLLNSLDDSDIDDLLKMLND
- a CDS encoding thioredoxin domain-containing protein, with product MCMKSNRLINEKSPYLLQHAHNPVDWYTWSEEAFKEAIDKDKPIFLSIGYSTCHWCHVMEKESFEDIETAKWLNDTFICIKVDREERPDIDAVYMSACYMLTGGGGWPLTIFMTHDKKPFFAATYLPKHSVFNRPGIIELCKNIKKLWFTQKSSLIESSEKILTILDKSFIFNGKKFLNESIFQTAYSILESNFDAEYGGFLPAPKFPVPHRLIFLMRYYKRTGNEKSIYMVNKTLEAMRIGGIWDHVGFGFHRYSTDKKWIVPHFEKMLYDQALLCLAYVEAYSITKNNFYSKTCSEILTYVFRDMISNENVFYSAEDADSEGEEGKFYVWKTSEIEDILGKNEVNIWKNLLNLKDDGNFTEEATLQKTGTNILYLTKPLADELNFKWEGAREKLCNIRKNRIHPFKDDKILTDWNGLMIATLSLTSRILNKIEYMYSAKKTTNFILKRMISDDGRLMHSFRNGEAGIKGNLNDYAFFIMGLIELYASTFEIEYLQQAINFQKIMIDEHWDKKDGGFFITSENNDDLPVRPKELYDGAIPSANSISFLNLLKLSKLTGNKDFEDIAKKVLNVFSEAVSQNPSAYTQFLISFDFYISSGQEIVIAGEIDNPQTQEMISLLNNNFNPHRVVIIKTEKNKNLLEEIAPFTKNMKMFKDAPCAYVCKNFTCNMPVNNITSLLYLILK